From Peromyscus maniculatus bairdii isolate BWxNUB_F1_BW_parent chromosome 8, HU_Pman_BW_mat_3.1, whole genome shotgun sequence, a single genomic window includes:
- the Prr15l gene encoding proline-rich protein 15-like protein has protein sequence MTEVGWWKLTFLRKKKSTPKVLYEIPDTYAQTEGGAEPPGPDAEGPHSDFNTRLEKIVDKNTKGKHVKVSNSGRFKEKKKVRAMLAENPNLFDDREDKGQ, from the coding sequence ATGACTGAGGTCGGCTGGTGGAAGTTGACTTTCCTCCGGAAAAAGAAATCCACCCCCAAAGTGCTCTATGAAATTCCTGACACCTACGCCCAAACGGAGGGAGGTGCTGAGCCGCCCGGCCCCGACGCCGAAGGCCCTCACAGCGACTTTAACACCCGCCTGGAGAAGATTGTGGATAAGAACACCAAAGGCAAACACGTCAAAGTCTCCAACTCGGGCCGCtttaaggagaagaaaaaagtccGGGCCATGCTGGCAGAGAACCCCAACCTCTTTGATGACAGGGAGGACAAAGGACAATGA
- the Pnpo gene encoding pyridoxine-5'-phosphate oxidase → MTCGLLSVTVTFRRPSKWPGYLRHLCWSAVMDLGPMRKSYRGDREAFEEAHLTSLDPMKQFASWFEEAVQCPDIGEANAMCLATCTRDGKPSARMLLLKGFGKDGFRFFTNYESRKGKELDSNPFASLVFYWEPLNRQVRVEGPVKKLPEKEAENYFHSRPKSSQIGAVVSRQSSVIPDREYLRKKNEELEQLYQEQEVPKPEYWGGYILYPQVMEFWQGQTNRLHDRIVFRRGLSTGDSPLGAMTHRGEEDWVYERLAP, encoded by the exons ATGACGTGCGGGCTGCTGAGCGTCACCGTGACGTTCAGGCGACCTTCGAAGTGGCCAGGTTACCTCCGTCACCTGTGTTGGAGTGCCGTCATGGACCTGGGACCGATGCGCAAGAGTTACCGCGGGGACCGAGAG GCATTTGAGGAGGCTCATCTGACCTCTCTGGACCCCATGAAGCAGTTTGCTTCCTGGTTTGAGGAGGCTGTTCAGTGTCCAGACATCGGAGAAGCCAATGCTATGTGTCTGGCTACCTGCACCAG AGATGGAAAACCCTCTGCCCGCATGCTGCTGCTGAAGGGCTTTGGCAAGGATGGCTTCCGCTTCTTCACTAACTACGAGAGCCGGAAGGGAAAAGAGCTG GACTCCAATCCCTTTGCCTCTCTCGTCTTCTACTGGGAGCCCCTGAACCGGCAG GTGCGTGTGGAGGGCCCTGTGAAGAAACTGCCCGAGAAGGAGGCTGAGAACTACTTCCATTCCCGCCCCAAGAGCAGCCAGATTGGGGCTGTGGTCAGTCGCCAGAGTTCTGTGATCCCCGATCGGGAG TacctgagaaagaaaaatgaagagctAGAGCAGCTCTACCAGGAACAAGAGGTGCCTAAACCAGAATACTG GGGTGGCTACATCCTGTACCCCCAGGTGATGGAGTTCTGGCAAGGCCAAACCAACCGCCTGCACGACCGCATTGTCTTCCGCCGAGGCCTGTCAACAGGAGACTCCCCTCTGGGAGCCATGACCCACCGCGGGGAGGAAGACTGGGTATATGAGAGACTTGCACCTTGA
- the LOC121831447 gene encoding uncharacterized protein LOC121831447: MGCASRDGRRRDEEMLSPPLARTWRYVELTGSGKKLLASGGDKGRLLGTSQSCSPSWSEERCNTRKEQKRLESGGQGGCKSTQWPALGSEGKELNSRKGGSGSPELTAAQTAAGKPLPRVAGTEAGQCGRRAAREERPPVK; the protein is encoded by the exons ATGGGCTGCGCCTCCAGGGACGGGAGGCGCAGAGACGAGGAAATGCTGTCACCGCCGTTAGCACGCACGTGGAG gtaTGTGGAGTTGACTGGCTCTGGGAAAAAGCTGTTGGCTAGTGGAGGCGACAAAGGGAGACTTCTGGGCACTTCGCAGAGCTGCAGTCCTAGCTGGTCGGAGG AGCGGTGCAACACAAGAAAGGAGCAGAAGAGACTGGAAAGTGGTGGGCAGGGCGGCTGCAAAAGTACACAGTGGCCGGCGCTTGGCAGCGAAggaaaagagctgaacagccgcAAAGGGGGAAGTGGAAGCCCAGAGTTGACAGCAGCACAAACAGCAGCTGGGAAGCCCCTTCCCAGGGTGGCCGGAACAGAGGCCGGGCAGTGTGGTCGGAGGGCAGCCAGGGAGGAGAGGCCTCCTGTGAAGTGA
- the Sp2 gene encoding transcription factor Sp2 isoform X1 produces MSADPQMSMAATAAVSPSDYLQPAAATTQDSQPSPLALLAATCSKIGPPAVEAAVAPPAPPQPTPRKLVPIKPAPLPLSPSKNSFGLLSSKGNILQIQGSQLGASYPGGQLVFAIQNPTVINKGSRSSASIQYQGVPQIQGNSSQTIQVQPNLTNQIQIIPGTNQAIIAPSPSGHKPVPIKPAPVQKSSTTTTTAQSGANVVKLTGGGGNMTLTLPVNNLVNTSDAGTPAQLLTESPPTPLSKTNKKARKKSLPVSQPSVAVAEQVETVLIETTADNIIQAGNNLLIVQSPGGGQPAVVQQVQVVPPKAEQQQVVQIPQQALRVVQAASATLPTVPQKPSQNFQIQTTESAPTQVYIRTPSGEVQTVLVQDSPPATAATTSTSTCNSPAPRAPHLSGTSKKHSAAILRKERPLPKIAPAGSIISLNAAQLAAAAQAMQTININGVQVQGVPVTITNTGGQQQLTVQNVSGNNLTISGLSPTQIQLQMEQALAGEAQPGEKRRRMACTCPNCKDGEKRSGEQGKKKHVCHIPDCGKTFRKTSLLRAHVRLHTGERPFVCNWFFCGKRFTRSDELQRHARTHTGDKRFECAQCQKRFMRSDHLTKHYKTHLVTKNL; encoded by the exons ATGAGCG CAGATCCACAGATGAGCATGGCTGCCACTGCTGCCGTCAGTCCCAGCGACTACCTGCAGCCTGCTGCCGCTACTACCCAG GACTCCCAGCCGTCCCCCTTGGCCCTGCTGGCTGCGACATGTAGCAAAATTGGCCCCCCAGCTGTGGAGGCTGCAGTGGCACCTCCTGcgcccccccagcccaccccacggAAACTGGTCCCCATCAAGCCAGCCCCTCTCCCGCTCAGCCCCAGCAAGAATAGCTTTGGCCTTTTGTCATCTAAAGGAAATATTCTTCAGATTCAGGGCTCCCAGCTGGGTGCCTCCTATCCTGGAGGGCAGTTGGTGTTTGCTATCCAGAACCCCACCGTGATCAACAAAGGGAGCCGGTCAAGTGCAAGTATACAGTACCAAGGGGTCCCTCAGATCCAGGGAAACAGTTCCCAGACCATCCAGGTGCAGCCCAATCTCACCAACCAGATCCAGATCATCCCAGGCACCAACCAAGCCATCATCGCCCCCTCACCCTCCGGCCACAAGCCTGTCCCCATCAAGCCAGCTCCTGTCCAGAAATCAAGTACGACTACCACCACCGCGCAGAGCGGGGCCAACGTGGTGAAGCTGACAGGTGGCGGCGGCAACATGACGCTCACCCTGCCGGTCAACAACCTGGTGAACACCAGTGATGCTGGGACCCCCGCTCAGCTCCTCACCGAGAGCCCCCCCACTCCATTGTCTAAGACTAACAAAAAGGCCAGGAAGAAGAGCCTTCCTGTCTCACAGCCATCAGTGGCTGTGGCCGAGCAAGTGGAGACGGTGCTGATTGAGACCACAGCAGACAACATCATCCAGGCAGGAAACAACCTGCTGATTGTCCAGAGCCCTGGTGGGGGCCAGCCAGCTGTGGTCCAGCAAGTCCAAGTGGTGCCCCCCAAGGCTGAGCAACAGCAGGTGGTGCAGATCCCCCAGCAGGCGCTTCGAGTGGTGcaggctgcctctgccacccTCCCCACCGTTCCCCAGAAGCCCTCCCAGAACTTTCAGATCCAGACAACTGAATCAGCACCAACCCAG GTTTATATTCGTACACCTTCTGGTGAGGTACAGACAGTCCTCGTCCAGGACAGCCCCCCAGCAACAGCTGCAACCACCTCAACCTCCACCTGTAACAGCCCTGCACCCCGAGCTCCCCATCTGAGTGGTACCAGCAAAAAGCATTCAGCTGCAATTCTCCGAAAAGAGCGACCCCTGCCAAAGATTGCACCTGCCGGGAGCATCATCAGCCTGAACGCCGCACAGCTGGCAGCAGCTGCTCAGGCCATGCAGACCATCAACATCAATGGAGTCCAAGTCCAGGGTGTGCCTGTCACCATCACCAACACCGGCG gccagcagcagctgacagtgcAGAACGTTTCTGGAAACAACCTGACCATTAGTGGGCTGAGCCCCACGCAGATCCAGCTGCAGATGGAGCAGGCCCTCGCAGGAGAGGCCCAGCCCGGGGAGAAGAGGCGGCGCATGGCCTGCACGTGTCCCAACTGCAAGGACGGGGAGAAGAG GTCTGGGGAGCAGGGCAAGAAGAAGCACGTGTGCCACATCCCCGACTGCGGCAAGACCTTCCGGAAGACGTCCTTGCTTCGGGCCCATGTCCGCCTACACACCGGCGAGCGACCCTTTGTCTGCAACTGGTTCTTCTGTGGAAAGAGGTTCACGCGGAGCGATGAGCTCCAGCGACATGCTCGAACCCACACAG gcgaCAAGCGCTTTGAGTGTGCCCAGTGTCAGAAGCGCTTCATGAGGAGTGACCACCTCACCAAGCATTACAAGACCCACCTTGTCACGAAGaacttgtaa
- the Sp2 gene encoding transcription factor Sp2 isoform X2 — MSDPQMSMAATAAVSPSDYLQPAAATTQDSQPSPLALLAATCSKIGPPAVEAAVAPPAPPQPTPRKLVPIKPAPLPLSPSKNSFGLLSSKGNILQIQGSQLGASYPGGQLVFAIQNPTVINKGSRSSASIQYQGVPQIQGNSSQTIQVQPNLTNQIQIIPGTNQAIIAPSPSGHKPVPIKPAPVQKSSTTTTTAQSGANVVKLTGGGGNMTLTLPVNNLVNTSDAGTPAQLLTESPPTPLSKTNKKARKKSLPVSQPSVAVAEQVETVLIETTADNIIQAGNNLLIVQSPGGGQPAVVQQVQVVPPKAEQQQVVQIPQQALRVVQAASATLPTVPQKPSQNFQIQTTESAPTQVYIRTPSGEVQTVLVQDSPPATAATTSTSTCNSPAPRAPHLSGTSKKHSAAILRKERPLPKIAPAGSIISLNAAQLAAAAQAMQTININGVQVQGVPVTITNTGGQQQLTVQNVSGNNLTISGLSPTQIQLQMEQALAGEAQPGEKRRRMACTCPNCKDGEKRSGEQGKKKHVCHIPDCGKTFRKTSLLRAHVRLHTGERPFVCNWFFCGKRFTRSDELQRHARTHTGDKRFECAQCQKRFMRSDHLTKHYKTHLVTKNL; from the exons ATGAGCG ATCCACAGATGAGCATGGCTGCCACTGCTGCCGTCAGTCCCAGCGACTACCTGCAGCCTGCTGCCGCTACTACCCAG GACTCCCAGCCGTCCCCCTTGGCCCTGCTGGCTGCGACATGTAGCAAAATTGGCCCCCCAGCTGTGGAGGCTGCAGTGGCACCTCCTGcgcccccccagcccaccccacggAAACTGGTCCCCATCAAGCCAGCCCCTCTCCCGCTCAGCCCCAGCAAGAATAGCTTTGGCCTTTTGTCATCTAAAGGAAATATTCTTCAGATTCAGGGCTCCCAGCTGGGTGCCTCCTATCCTGGAGGGCAGTTGGTGTTTGCTATCCAGAACCCCACCGTGATCAACAAAGGGAGCCGGTCAAGTGCAAGTATACAGTACCAAGGGGTCCCTCAGATCCAGGGAAACAGTTCCCAGACCATCCAGGTGCAGCCCAATCTCACCAACCAGATCCAGATCATCCCAGGCACCAACCAAGCCATCATCGCCCCCTCACCCTCCGGCCACAAGCCTGTCCCCATCAAGCCAGCTCCTGTCCAGAAATCAAGTACGACTACCACCACCGCGCAGAGCGGGGCCAACGTGGTGAAGCTGACAGGTGGCGGCGGCAACATGACGCTCACCCTGCCGGTCAACAACCTGGTGAACACCAGTGATGCTGGGACCCCCGCTCAGCTCCTCACCGAGAGCCCCCCCACTCCATTGTCTAAGACTAACAAAAAGGCCAGGAAGAAGAGCCTTCCTGTCTCACAGCCATCAGTGGCTGTGGCCGAGCAAGTGGAGACGGTGCTGATTGAGACCACAGCAGACAACATCATCCAGGCAGGAAACAACCTGCTGATTGTCCAGAGCCCTGGTGGGGGCCAGCCAGCTGTGGTCCAGCAAGTCCAAGTGGTGCCCCCCAAGGCTGAGCAACAGCAGGTGGTGCAGATCCCCCAGCAGGCGCTTCGAGTGGTGcaggctgcctctgccacccTCCCCACCGTTCCCCAGAAGCCCTCCCAGAACTTTCAGATCCAGACAACTGAATCAGCACCAACCCAG GTTTATATTCGTACACCTTCTGGTGAGGTACAGACAGTCCTCGTCCAGGACAGCCCCCCAGCAACAGCTGCAACCACCTCAACCTCCACCTGTAACAGCCCTGCACCCCGAGCTCCCCATCTGAGTGGTACCAGCAAAAAGCATTCAGCTGCAATTCTCCGAAAAGAGCGACCCCTGCCAAAGATTGCACCTGCCGGGAGCATCATCAGCCTGAACGCCGCACAGCTGGCAGCAGCTGCTCAGGCCATGCAGACCATCAACATCAATGGAGTCCAAGTCCAGGGTGTGCCTGTCACCATCACCAACACCGGCG gccagcagcagctgacagtgcAGAACGTTTCTGGAAACAACCTGACCATTAGTGGGCTGAGCCCCACGCAGATCCAGCTGCAGATGGAGCAGGCCCTCGCAGGAGAGGCCCAGCCCGGGGAGAAGAGGCGGCGCATGGCCTGCACGTGTCCCAACTGCAAGGACGGGGAGAAGAG GTCTGGGGAGCAGGGCAAGAAGAAGCACGTGTGCCACATCCCCGACTGCGGCAAGACCTTCCGGAAGACGTCCTTGCTTCGGGCCCATGTCCGCCTACACACCGGCGAGCGACCCTTTGTCTGCAACTGGTTCTTCTGTGGAAAGAGGTTCACGCGGAGCGATGAGCTCCAGCGACATGCTCGAACCCACACAG gcgaCAAGCGCTTTGAGTGTGCCCAGTGTCAGAAGCGCTTCATGAGGAGTGACCACCTCACCAAGCATTACAAGACCCACCTTGTCACGAAGaacttgtaa
- the Sp2 gene encoding transcription factor Sp2 isoform X3: protein MSMAATAAVSPSDYLQPAAATTQDSQPSPLALLAATCSKIGPPAVEAAVAPPAPPQPTPRKLVPIKPAPLPLSPSKNSFGLLSSKGNILQIQGSQLGASYPGGQLVFAIQNPTVINKGSRSSASIQYQGVPQIQGNSSQTIQVQPNLTNQIQIIPGTNQAIIAPSPSGHKPVPIKPAPVQKSSTTTTTAQSGANVVKLTGGGGNMTLTLPVNNLVNTSDAGTPAQLLTESPPTPLSKTNKKARKKSLPVSQPSVAVAEQVETVLIETTADNIIQAGNNLLIVQSPGGGQPAVVQQVQVVPPKAEQQQVVQIPQQALRVVQAASATLPTVPQKPSQNFQIQTTESAPTQVYIRTPSGEVQTVLVQDSPPATAATTSTSTCNSPAPRAPHLSGTSKKHSAAILRKERPLPKIAPAGSIISLNAAQLAAAAQAMQTININGVQVQGVPVTITNTGGQQQLTVQNVSGNNLTISGLSPTQIQLQMEQALAGEAQPGEKRRRMACTCPNCKDGEKRSGEQGKKKHVCHIPDCGKTFRKTSLLRAHVRLHTGERPFVCNWFFCGKRFTRSDELQRHARTHTGDKRFECAQCQKRFMRSDHLTKHYKTHLVTKNL from the exons ATGAGCATGGCTGCCACTGCTGCCGTCAGTCCCAGCGACTACCTGCAGCCTGCTGCCGCTACTACCCAG GACTCCCAGCCGTCCCCCTTGGCCCTGCTGGCTGCGACATGTAGCAAAATTGGCCCCCCAGCTGTGGAGGCTGCAGTGGCACCTCCTGcgcccccccagcccaccccacggAAACTGGTCCCCATCAAGCCAGCCCCTCTCCCGCTCAGCCCCAGCAAGAATAGCTTTGGCCTTTTGTCATCTAAAGGAAATATTCTTCAGATTCAGGGCTCCCAGCTGGGTGCCTCCTATCCTGGAGGGCAGTTGGTGTTTGCTATCCAGAACCCCACCGTGATCAACAAAGGGAGCCGGTCAAGTGCAAGTATACAGTACCAAGGGGTCCCTCAGATCCAGGGAAACAGTTCCCAGACCATCCAGGTGCAGCCCAATCTCACCAACCAGATCCAGATCATCCCAGGCACCAACCAAGCCATCATCGCCCCCTCACCCTCCGGCCACAAGCCTGTCCCCATCAAGCCAGCTCCTGTCCAGAAATCAAGTACGACTACCACCACCGCGCAGAGCGGGGCCAACGTGGTGAAGCTGACAGGTGGCGGCGGCAACATGACGCTCACCCTGCCGGTCAACAACCTGGTGAACACCAGTGATGCTGGGACCCCCGCTCAGCTCCTCACCGAGAGCCCCCCCACTCCATTGTCTAAGACTAACAAAAAGGCCAGGAAGAAGAGCCTTCCTGTCTCACAGCCATCAGTGGCTGTGGCCGAGCAAGTGGAGACGGTGCTGATTGAGACCACAGCAGACAACATCATCCAGGCAGGAAACAACCTGCTGATTGTCCAGAGCCCTGGTGGGGGCCAGCCAGCTGTGGTCCAGCAAGTCCAAGTGGTGCCCCCCAAGGCTGAGCAACAGCAGGTGGTGCAGATCCCCCAGCAGGCGCTTCGAGTGGTGcaggctgcctctgccacccTCCCCACCGTTCCCCAGAAGCCCTCCCAGAACTTTCAGATCCAGACAACTGAATCAGCACCAACCCAG GTTTATATTCGTACACCTTCTGGTGAGGTACAGACAGTCCTCGTCCAGGACAGCCCCCCAGCAACAGCTGCAACCACCTCAACCTCCACCTGTAACAGCCCTGCACCCCGAGCTCCCCATCTGAGTGGTACCAGCAAAAAGCATTCAGCTGCAATTCTCCGAAAAGAGCGACCCCTGCCAAAGATTGCACCTGCCGGGAGCATCATCAGCCTGAACGCCGCACAGCTGGCAGCAGCTGCTCAGGCCATGCAGACCATCAACATCAATGGAGTCCAAGTCCAGGGTGTGCCTGTCACCATCACCAACACCGGCG gccagcagcagctgacagtgcAGAACGTTTCTGGAAACAACCTGACCATTAGTGGGCTGAGCCCCACGCAGATCCAGCTGCAGATGGAGCAGGCCCTCGCAGGAGAGGCCCAGCCCGGGGAGAAGAGGCGGCGCATGGCCTGCACGTGTCCCAACTGCAAGGACGGGGAGAAGAG GTCTGGGGAGCAGGGCAAGAAGAAGCACGTGTGCCACATCCCCGACTGCGGCAAGACCTTCCGGAAGACGTCCTTGCTTCGGGCCCATGTCCGCCTACACACCGGCGAGCGACCCTTTGTCTGCAACTGGTTCTTCTGTGGAAAGAGGTTCACGCGGAGCGATGAGCTCCAGCGACATGCTCGAACCCACACAG gcgaCAAGCGCTTTGAGTGTGCCCAGTGTCAGAAGCGCTTCATGAGGAGTGACCACCTCACCAAGCATTACAAGACCCACCTTGTCACGAAGaacttgtaa